The Abyssisolibacter fermentans genome contains the following window.
AACCTAGCTTTAGCAGATAGTGAAATAGACGCTAACTTCTTTCAGCACATTCCTTATTTAAATGATTTTGCTAAAGAACATGAGCTTGATATAACTTACCTTTGTGGAGTACACATTGAGCCACTAGGTATTTATTCAAAGAAAATCAAGTCTATTGACAATTTAGAAAAAGGCAGTACTATTGCATTACCAAATGACACTGTAAATCAAGGTAGAGCTTTTATATTACTTGAGAATAATGGATTAATCAAATTAAAGGAAGATGCAGGTTTAACTGCAACTGAATTTGATGTAATCGAAAATCCATATGAACTTAAATTCAAACCTTTAGAAGCTGCTCAAATACCAAGAATTTTGCCTGATGTAGATATTGCTGTAATTAACGGTAATTTTGCTCTAGCATCAAATCTCATCCCTACTAAAGATGCTTTAGTATTAGAAGATAAGGAGTCACCTTATGTTAATATAGTTGCTATTAGAAAAGGTGAAGAAAACAAAGAGAAATTTGTAAAGCTTAGGAAACACTTACAATCTGATAAGGTTAAAAAGTATATTGAAGAAAACTATAATGGTGGAGTAGTCCCTGCATTTAAGTAGAGAACCCAAATCTACGATTTGGTGTGAATCACTTACTCCTAGGAACGTAGTGAGTAGTGAGTTTCATTAATTAGAACCCAAATCTACGATTTTGAGCAGGGAACTAAAATCTATGATTTTATGTGAGTCGCTTACTCCTATGAATATAATGAATAGGAGGTACAACTTACACTTACTCCTAGGAACGTAGTGAGTAGTGAGTTACATTAATTAGAACCCAAATCTATGATTTTATGTGAGTCGCTTACTCCTGAGTAGAGAACAGAAATCTGAGATTTCTTCTGAATCACTTACTCCTAGTAATGAAGTGAGTAGTGAGTTTCATATTAGAGAACTGAGTATGAGTTTTACTAATTTATATAACTTACTTATAAGACAGTAACAGATAACTATCTCAGACGAATAACATAAGTCTGAGATAGTTCTTTTTTATCTCTTTTACCCTCTTAATGTTGCTATTAACCTATTAGTATGTATAAATAACTCAATACATCTATTAATATCATTAATTACAATATCGCTATTAGACATAGCCTGAACGTTACATCCTTCATTTGATGATATACAGATACTTAGCTCTGCGTGTTTTAACATTAATCTGTCATTATAGCCATTTCCTATTGCTATGCATTTAGATGTGCCTAATTCCTTTATTGTCTTAAGCTTATCTTGAGCACCATTTTCTTTAGATATTATCTTTAATTCTACATTGCATCCCTCTAAATTTTTTCTGGCATTACCGTTAGTATCCGCTGTTAGTACATATAGTTTCACCTTTTCACTTAGCTTGTTAAGCAAGCTTTTGGTATGTTCTTCTACAATGCCGTCAAAACCTAAAGTACCGTTATAATCAAATATTATGTATTCAATATCTAATTTTTTATATGATGGAATATCAATATTTATCATTATGCTCCTCCATAACACTATATTTATTCATTGTAATTATAACATAATGATTGCTTTTAAAAATAAAAAGGTAGATAAATATAAAAAAACACTTTCATTATCTAGTTTTAATACAGGATCTATAAACTATTTGTTGTAATTCTTGAAAATATGATATAGTCAAGCTTTGTAGGTCATATAGCAGCTCTTTACTTCTTTGATTCAGCGATATAAGCGATTTTTCTAACTCGGAGAAGGGCGTTATTTTTTTATATTTATAAGGTTAAAAACGCCCTTCAATGTCATGCACGAAAAATCTCTTACCCGCTTCTATATATTTTTTGGTATTTTCTTAAGGGTCAAGCTTTGTAAGCTGTTATTAAAAAGTATGGCTTCAACTCAAAAATATTGAGTTACACTACCCTCATCGGTTTACCCTAGCTATTTACAATTTTTTCGAACTCTATTTCAAAAGTAGAACTTTCTTTTTATATAATATAATCAATCTCAGCTCCAGAAAATAGCGATAATATATTCTCCTGAAAAAATTCTTTCATCTCATTTAATTGTTCTTTTGGATAAACATATTTCCCATATCC
Protein-coding sequences here:
- a CDS encoding HAD family hydrolase is translated as MINIDIPSYKKLDIEYIIFDYNGTLGFDGIVEEHTKSLLNKLSEKVKLYVLTADTNGNARKNLEGCNVELKIISKENGAQDKLKTIKELGTSKCIAIGNGYNDRLMLKHAELSICISSNEGCNVQAMSNSDIVINDINRCIELFIHTNRLIATLRG
- a CDS encoding MetQ/NlpA family ABC transporter substrate-binding protein, which gives rise to MKKIIISILSLILVASVVFTGCSKKETDENVIKIGASPVPHSELLNLIKDDLKADGIELEIIEFNDYIKPNLALADSEIDANFFQHIPYLNDFAKEHELDITYLCGVHIEPLGIYSKKIKSIDNLEKGSTIALPNDTVNQGRAFILLENNGLIKLKEDAGLTATEFDVIENPYELKFKPLEAAQIPRILPDVDIAVINGNFALASNLIPTKDALVLEDKESPYVNIVAIRKGEENKEKFVKLRKHLQSDKVKKYIEENYNGGVVPAFK